The DNA window GGTAAACCAACAATGCCAACTGAAAAAGACATATTAGTATGATATAATAAAAATATATGAAAATCAACCCTAATATTTTTCGAGCTTACGATATCCGAGGGGTTTTCCCGAGTGATTTAAATGAAGAAGTAGCCTATCGAATAACTTTAGCGTATACTTATTTGTATCCATGGGCTGAAAGAATAGTTGTTGCTCATGATCCGCGCACAAGTTCTCCTGCCTTGACTGCGAAAATTACTAAGGCCTTAATTGAAACCGGTAAAGAAGTAATAGATATTGGTATAGCTCCCGACCCCTTATTTTATTTCTCAGTTTTTCACTACCGTTTCGATGGTGGCATTATGGTTAGCGGCTCTCATAATCCTAAAGAGTATAACGGGCTTACCTTACATATTCGAAAACCAGATAAAGAAATTAGCGAAGATGCTATTGGAAAAGATTTAGAGAAGATAAAAGAGCTAGTTATAAGAAATGAAAAATTAAAGAGACAGAATAAACAGGGGAGAGTGACTACTTTCCATCCTACGAAAGACTATATCAATTACGTAACAGACAGAATCAACCTGAAGCGTTCCTTAAAAATCATTATTGATTCGGGTAATGGGGCTGTTGGGTTTTTGCCTGAAAAAATTTTTAAAAAACTTGGTTGTCAAGTTAAAACAATTTACGGTGAATTCGATGGGGCATTTCCTCATCATTTACCCGATCCTTATCAAGAAAAAAATATCAAGGATATTAAAAAAATGGTTGTGAGAGAAAAAACCGATTTAGGTTTTGCTTACGATGGTGACGGGGATCGGGTTGCACCAATTGACAATCAGGGGAGGGTAGTGAGAGGCGATTTTTGTCTCTTGATGTTAGCCCAGCAGGTCCTCAAAAAGAAAAAGGGGCCAATTGTTCACGATATGAGAGTTTCCAAAGCCTTTTTAGATGAGATAAAAAAGAGGGGAGTAAAAACTTATTTTTCCATTTCTCATCACAATGCCGTTATTGATAAAATTATCGAAAAAGGAGCTGTTTTCGGAGGTGAGATTACTTATCATTTTTTGTTTCCGCTCGACTATTATCTTTGTGACGATGCTATCTTTTCTTCTCTAAAATTAGCTGAAATTTCTTCAGAATATAAAAATTTTGCTAAATATATCGATAGTCTGCCCCGTTATCATACAAGTCCAGAGGTATTTATTGATTCGACTGACGAAGAAAAGTTCAGAATTATTAAAAATTTACAGAAATATCTCAGAAGAAATAATTATGATTTTATTGATATTGATGGGGCACGGATTAATTTCCTTCATGGTTGGGCTTTAGCCCGGGCAGCTAATACCACTCCAATTATAAAATGCCGCTTTGAAGGCGATACCAAAGAACATTTAATTGAGATAGAAAAAAAGGCTTTGGAGATTTTCAAAAAAGTTGGAATTCCTGTAACAAAAAAAACCTACCAAGAGTTAGGTTTCGAATGAGAATGAGAACAGTTCTCATTTGGGACAGACCGTTATATAAGGCCCATTTTCTTTTTAACTTTGCACATTGTAGATTGGGCTAAAACTCTAGCCTTCCCTGCTCCTTTTTCCAAGATATTTTTGATATAAACTTCTCTTTTGAGAAGCCCTTTTTTCTTTTGGCGAAAAGGTTCTAAAGAATTTATTAAAAGTTTTATTAGAGATTTTTTGAATTCTTCGTAACCCCTGCCTTTAAAATTCCTTT is part of the Patescibacteria group bacterium genome and encodes:
- a CDS encoding phosphomannomutase/phosphoglucomutase, which codes for MKINPNIFRAYDIRGVFPSDLNEEVAYRITLAYTYLYPWAERIVVAHDPRTSSPALTAKITKALIETGKEVIDIGIAPDPLFYFSVFHYRFDGGIMVSGSHNPKEYNGLTLHIRKPDKEISEDAIGKDLEKIKELVIRNEKLKRQNKQGRVTTFHPTKDYINYVTDRINLKRSLKIIIDSGNGAVGFLPEKIFKKLGCQVKTIYGEFDGAFPHHLPDPYQEKNIKDIKKMVVREKTDLGFAYDGDGDRVAPIDNQGRVVRGDFCLLMLAQQVLKKKKGPIVHDMRVSKAFLDEIKKRGVKTYFSISHHNAVIDKIIEKGAVFGGEITYHFLFPLDYYLCDDAIFSSLKLAEISSEYKNFAKYIDSLPRYHTSPEVFIDSTDEEKFRIIKNLQKYLRRNNYDFIDIDGARINFLHGWALARAANTTPIIKCRFEGDTKEHLIEIEKKALEIFKKVGIPVTKKTYQELGFE